The sequence GTGCCGCTCTCACCGGCCAGCTGGGCCAGGCGCTGCCGCTTCTGCAGGTTGGCACGCAGGCGCAGCCAGATGGTAGGAGGACGATTATTCCAGGCCATCAGGGACATGGCCTGCTCGCGGCCCAAACGCTCCTGCCAGCGTTCCACAAGCCACTCCGGGTGGCTGAAGGCGTCCGCCAGAGCCGAGGTGGACGCCGTCGCAGGCAACTTGCCGGGCGGAGGCTGTCGGGTGAGCTGCCTCAGGACCCCGTTGACGATTCCTGATGCCCTTGCCAACCGGACTGCTTGAGCTAGCTCCACCGTAGTATTCAGCGCCGCATGAGCCGGTACGCCGTCCATAAATAGCAATTGGTAGGCCCCCAGTCGCAACAACCGCTTCACCCCGCTCTCGATGCGGCCATAGCGTCCCCGGTAGCAGCGGGCCAGATCAGCGTCGAGTCGTCTACGCATGCGCGTCGTGCCCATGACCAGTTCGGTTACAAATCGCCGCTCGCGATCAGAGAGCTCTGCTCCTGAGAGTCCCTGGTAAAGGGCGTCATTGATCCGGTGGCCGGCGTCCGCCCGGGCAAGTACATGGTAGGCCGTTAGGCGCGCCGGATCGGCCACTGACGGTGCGGCGGGAGCCTGCTTAGCCAAGTGCCATCCCCGGTTGCAGATCCGCACCCCGCAGGAATGCCTCAATACTCATACGCCGCCGTCCTTCGATCTGAACCTCGGCCGCCTCGAGTCGGCCGTCGGCCGTTCCGATGACCAAGCGGCCCTGGCTTACGCCCTGTACGACCCCTGGTTCCCCCTCACCATCGGCGGCTTTGGCACCAAATAGTTTGAGGCGTTGCCCGTTCCAGAAGGTGGCGGCCCCGGGCTTTGGCGAAAATGCCCGGATCTGGTTGACGATAGCCTGGGCAGGTCGCTCCCATCGGATCAGCAGATCGTCTGGGGTAATCTTCGGAGCGCGGGGTTGATCTCCAGGGGAGACAGCGACCTGGGGGAGCGGTGTTAGCTCGCCTGATTCCATTTTGTCCAGTGTCTCGGTGAGCAGTTCGGCACCGAGCTGTGCCAGCTGCTGGGAAAGGGTTCCAAAATCATCGTCGCTACGGATGGGGTGCTGGCGCTGTAGCAGGATGCCGCCCGCGTCGATGTCCATGGTCATCATGGTGGTGCTGACTCCGGTAACGGTATCACCGGCCAGCAGGCAGTGCTGGATGGGTGCCGCCCCACGGTAGCGGGGCAACAAAGATGGGTGCAGGTTCACGGCGCCTCGCACCGGCACGGCAAGCACGCTGCGGGGTAGAATGCGGAACGCGACTACGACGAGCAGATCGATGGAGAGGTCTGCAAGTTGGGACTGGAAGGCCTCGTCTTTCAGCCGCTCAGGCTGAAGCACAGGATATCCCAGATCGACGGCTAGCTGCTCGATGGCGGGCTGGAATAGGATACGGCCTCGCGACCGGCCGCCGCGGCCCACGGGTTTGTCGTGGCCGGTAACGACGGCCACTACCTCATGGGAAGAATCGTGCAAGTGCTGGAGGGAAGGCCTGGCAAACTCGGGTGTTCCCATAAAGACGACGCGCATGGAAATCCCGCTAGTGCCTATAGGATGATGCCAGTTGACGGCGCTCCTGTTTCGGCGATTTCCGACAGTCGTTTGTCGAGGATAGCACGTTTGGCCGGGGTCAGGTGGTCGATGTAAAATACGCCCCTGAGATGATCCATCTCGTGCTGGATGACCCGTGCCAACAGCCCATCCAGCTCCTCCTCACGAGCGCTGCCGTTCTCGTCCTGATATCGTACCAGAACCTGTTCCGCCCTTGGAATGGTAGCACGTATCTCGGGAATACTGAGGCAGCCCTCTTCCATTTCATCGCTGCCGCTGGAGCTGAGAATTTCGGGATTGACGAAAACGCGGGGAAACTCATTTTCCTCCGCATGGCTGATATCGATCACGGCGAAATTGAGATTTTCACCGACCTGGTTGGCGGCCAGACCCATGCCAGCATCCTCATACATGGTCTCAAACATGTCCTCCAGCAGATCGATTACGGATTGGAGTTCGGTAACGGGCTTGGATTTGCGGCGCAGGATGGGCTCGCCATATTTTACGATGGGCATAACGGCCATCAGTTCGACGCCGGCGTCTCGGCCGTGTCGCTGGCCGGACCCACAATGTAGGCCCGCGCGACTGTCACCTTATTCCCTTTGCCGATATCTAACAGGATACGGCTGTCATCCTTGCCCTTGAAGGCCTCAATTTTCCCGTAGAGGCCGCCACGAGTGAGCACCTGATCACCCTTCTGAAGCTCACCCAGCATCGTGCGCTGCTGTTTTTGTCGCCGCATCTGGGGCCGAATAAGCAAAAAATAAATGACGGCGAACATGAGAATAAAGGGCAAGAAGTTGGCCAGGCCGCCACCTTGCCCACCACTTGGAGCCATCGCATTTAGTATGTCCAAATCGCCTCCTGAGTCTAGGTTATAAAATTTACGATAGGCTTACTAGAATCACAACGGCGGCCACGACGCCATCCGCTGCAAGGAACTAATCATCGGCGGGCAGTCGTCTCCCGGTGGGTTTTTCCGCAGCCGTGGGCTGCTCCTTCTTCTTGCGGCCCAGGCCCTGGACGGATCGCGACACAAGCGATTTGATACTGTCGTAAGTGGCCGCTGGTATCCGTCGCAGGCTGTCCTTGGCAGCGTCCCAGATAGCGCGCGATAGCACCCCGGAAGCGCGGGTTACCAGGCCGCTCAACAGCGCTAAGGATTCGCGGTTGGCATTCTGCAGTAGCGTGTTGGGTTCGGTGGGCTTTCCTGCGAGCAGTGCCTCAAAATAGAGCCGGGTCACTAATCCTGCCCGAAGAACCGTCAAGGCGTTGGCCGACCCCTGTATGACGGCGTCTGCAATGATGATGGACACCAGATTTGCCCCTGGAATAGCGCCCACGACGGATGCACCGATAATGGCCGGTCCTATCTGGGCGCCGGGATTGATTTCTTCACGGCTTCCGGGTCGCAGGACCGCGCCGGCCACGGCCAGATAGGTACGCGAGAGGATTCGTATGCCAGCATGGGGGTAGTAAAGCCGTGCGAGCTTGCGGACGATTCTGAACTGTTCCCCCAATCCCACCACAACATCCATGCGCCCAGACTGGGATATGGCAGTATGGAAAAAGATGGATTCCGCCGATTCGGTAGTCAGGGTTGCTGTCCTGGCCTCCAGTCGTTCATAGATGCTCCTTACCAGGGCGGGGCCATCGGCGGCTAGACCCGTCATCTCCGCCAAGGGAAAGCGGCGGTGCCGTTCGGCTAAGCGAGCCACGTAGCGCCGGTGCCGTCTGCTGCCTGCCAGCAGTGAGCCAGCTGGGCCAACGGCTGCCAGCAGGAAAAGGATTGCAGCGGCGGCGGTCGTGATTAACAGGGCGCCCAGGCTCACGCCCACGGCCCAGCCCGCCAATGGGTGTGCCTGCCCGGCCAGTGTGGCCATCAGATAGACCTGACTCGCCAGATATATGAATATGAGGAACCATGCCACCAGTCCTGAGTAGAGCAAGGTACGTCTCATGACCCGGCGGCATCCTCTGGGGCGTAGCGGCTCAGCAGTGTTCGCCGATGTGGCGGTGCAGGCATGGGAGTCTCACGCCGCGGCGAGCTCGGACTGTCCAGTCCCGGCAGCACTTGTGAGACTAGTCCCACAGACAAATCCGTTCAGCTCTTCCAACAAGGCTTCGATTTGCCCGGTGGAGTCACAAGCCATAAGCTGCTTGCGCCAGGTAGCCGCACCTGCGAAGCCCCGCAGGTACCAGCTGAAGTGCTTCTTGGTCAGATTCACGGCCAGCTGTTCAGATTTGTCGGCGAGCAGCAAATCGAAGTGATCGCGGCAGACTTGGGCAACTTCCGTCAAATCGGGTGGCGTTACGGGCCGTCCCGACAGCAGGGCGCTTATGTCACGAAAAATCCACGGCTTGCCGAGAGCGCCCCTGGCCACCATGACGCCGTCGCAGCCGGTTTCCGTGAGCATTCGTAGGGCATCATCGGCCGTCTGGATATCGCCATTGCCGATGACCGGGATACTTACCTGCTCCTTCACGGCTTTGATGAGGGACCAGTCTGCGTGGCCGCTGAACAGCTGCTTGCTGGTGCGTGGATGCAGAGTGATGGCAACCCCACCCGCCTGCTCGATGATGGCCGCCGCTTCCGTGGCCACGATACAGCTACTGTCCCAGCCGGCACGCATCTTCACCGTCACCGGCAGGTGGGGCACCGCCGCGACTGTGGCCTCCACCACGGCGTGCATGAGGCCCAAATCCCGCAGCATGGACGAGCCGGCCCCCTTTTTGGTCACCTTGGGGACTGGGCAGCCAAAGTTGAGGTCGATGAGGTCGGGCTTGACCTTCTCGGCCAAATAGGCTGCCGACCGGGCAATGATCTCCGGCGTCTCCCCGAAGAGCTGCACGCCTATGGGGCGTTCGTCCGGGGTGAATTTCACCAGGTCAAGGGTCTTCAGGTTCTCTCGGATGATACCATTGGCGCTGACGAACTCGGTGTAAACCAGCCCCACCCCGTAGCGGCGGCAGAGCACCCGGAAGGGGTGATCGGTAACGCCGGCCATGGGGGCCAGGAAGATGGGGTTGTCGACATGTAGGGGGCCGATCTGCATCGTGAAAACAGGCCAACTGGCTCTGGTTTATGAAACTTACGGCCTCCCGGCGCCGGACGCTAACGTGCGGAAGTAACCGTCCATGGCCTCCTGTGCCTCCTCCAGGGAGTGATACTCGGCCACCGTCACGTTGGGGTCGCCCGCGATCATGGCCGAGAGCCGGTGCCCCTTCCTGGGCTGCACAAGGGCCAAAACCGGCTTGTCCAGTCTGCCGGCTTCGGCCACCTCCACCCCGACGCCGAACGATGGCACCGTAGCTTCCGCCACCAACACATCGCACTGGGCAACAAGTTTCAAGTCCCGATGGTAAATGGCCTCGGGGGTCCGGGACTGCTCACCGAGCGTGGTCAAGGCAAGATCGGCCACAAACTCAGTGAGCACCTCGCCGTACTGCTTAAGATATGCGATGATCGGCGGATACAGATGGGCCTGATCACGCCCACCGCTCATGCTGCCCGAGAAATAGATCTTCATGACCTTGACAAGTTAACCCTAAGGCCTCTATTAGACGTCTGTCGTGCCGGCAACAAATAGCCCCAGCCATGATCGGCCGGGGCTATATGAATGCGATAACTGGGACGGGGACTAGAAGCCGGGAACCTTGGCGGACTTTTTGTAGAGCTGGGCCACCACCAGCCAGCCGACGATTATCACGGCAAACAGAATATAGCGGCTGCCGGCGCCAACTGATGTGGTGTGGAAATTGATCATGGCCCAGACCAGCGGGACTGACAAATAGGTGTTGTGCTTGGAGCGCATGCCTGCCATTGCCATCAGAGCGCCGTCAGGGGCTTCGCCGTTTTTCACCGCCGGGATGATCTTCTGCTGCGCGGGCCAGATGCGGAACCACACATTGTAGGCCATAATGGTGCCGAACATGGTGCCGGTGTGGATAACGTATCCCCGGTAGCCGAACTGTGCCCAGCGCTCAAAGAGGAAGATCACCAGCGAAATAAGGACCAGGCTGGTGATGGTGGCAACGATATCGTTTTTTTTCAAGACCGTTCGGTAGAGCAGGTCGTACGCAAACGCGCTCAAAAATACGACGGCGATCATCACATAGGCTGCCAGACCCCATTCCGTTTCTGCGTCTCCAAATAGCGCCCCGCCGTGGTAAAAGACAATGAGCAGGAGCAGCACACCGGTGACCCAGGTCCAGGCGGCCCCCCAGCGGAACCAGAATAGAGCGCGCGGGAACAGTTCAGGGGTGATTTTCTGCTTCGTTTCATTGTCTTGGGTCGCCGCGAAGGGAATATTGACAAAATTGAACCAGTAGAGTAGCCCAATCCACATGATCCCGGCGAGAATGTGAATCCAGCGGAATAGCGCGTCAAGGGACGGCATGAGTTCCATTACATTTCCTCACGATGGTTGAAGAGTGGCAGTGAATTCCTCGCGCAAAAGCTAATCATCTCGGAGCGAGGTTGCAAAGATTAACCCCCGGGGTGAAAATGTGTTCGGTGGGTGGATCACGCCGGCTTCAGGTCGCCGGCCAGCGCCGCTCGGACCTCCTCAGCCAGTACGGTCTCGAAGCGGTAGTCCCGGTGGTCGATGCAAAGTTTCACGTTGGGAGCGGGGTCATGCAGGCCCTCTCGAGCCGCCGGCGAGAGCGGGAAGCGCAGGTAGTGCACTGAGCTGATCTGGTCCTCCGCACTGCGTCCCTCCTCGAACCGGGCATAGGTGCGCTCGTCGCCTACCTGCAGCCAGAGGCTGTCGCCGTCGGTCAAGCCCAGGAATTGCTGCAGCCGTTCCTTGATGAGGGCGGCATCGGTAATCTCGATAAAGAGGGTGGCGCTGAGTTCACCCTCGTCGGGAAGCAGGCTATTGTAGACGTCGATCTCCTCCTGGATGGCCGCGTCGTCCACCATGCGCTCGGCCCGCATCATCTCTTGGATTTGGTAGATCACCGTGCGGCGGTCCTCAAAGGTCAGCGATATCTCAGGGCCCAGCGACACCCGGCGGTGGGCTTTGTGCTCCATGATGTCCCGACGAGATTCAGTCCGAACCTGCTCATATTCGGCAATGTTGAGCAGATCAGCCAGGGTCACCTTATCCATCAAAACGCCTCAAATGAGCGCGCTCTCATGCCCGGGCGTCCAGTCCGTAGGCGTGGTGGATCATCGTAATGGGATGCCGGGGCGCGATCGCACCGCCAGTCGCCTGTCGAACCTGCATGCCGGCGAGAGTGCAGTCGGAGCAGGTGGTGGGCGCAGGGTGCTGGTTCAGCGCCGACACGAGCTTGGCAGCCACTTTCATGGACTCGGTGAAATTCTCCGATTTCATGCCCCAGCCCCCATCCATGCCGGAGCATTTCTCCACCATGACGACCTTGGTACCGGGCACCAGCCGCAATAAGTCCCGGCTTTTGAAGCCAGCCTTTTGCGCCTTCAAATGGCATGACAAATGGTAATTGATCTCGCCTAGCTCATTGGCAAAGTCGGTCTTGAGTTTCCCCTCCTTGTGCAGTTGCATGAGATACTGGGAAATGTCCAGCGTATGGCCCGCCACCTTCGCGATCATCTCTGACATCCGGGGGTCGCCGTCGCTGAGATAGCTGTAATCCTGACGGAGGGTCAGCGAACAGGTGGGAGGACCGGTCACAACGATCTGGTAGCCGCGATCCACCCACCCAGCCAGCTCCTCCACATTGGGGAGTGCCTGTGCGCGGAAGGCGTCGAAGTCGCCGGGCGACAGATGCGGTGCTCCGCAGCAGCGCTGGGACGCTACCTGCACCTCCACGTCGTTGTGTTCCAGCACCTCAACAGCTGCCCGGCCAACGCCCGGATCGTTGGCATTGGTGTAGCAGGTGGCAAAGACCACCACCCTGCCGGCAGGCTCGGGATTGGGGCGCACATTCTTGGCATGCTTCCTGTACCACTTGGCGAAGGTCCGGCGGTGGAAGGTGGGCAGCACCCGGTGCCGACTGATCCCCACCAGCTTGTCCAGCAGGAACCGGAACGGGCCCACGCGGTTGGCGAGATTTGACAGAGGAGCCAGAGCGGTGCCCACCCTGCCGGTGGCATCGGGATTGCCCAGAAAGACATCGCTGCGCTGCTTGCCCCGGGACCGGGTACGCTGCGCCTGAGCCCTGAGCATGAGGCGGGGGAAGTCCAACAGAAATTCGTGGCCCTGGTCGGGCGTGTA is a genomic window of Candidatus Neomarinimicrobiota bacterium containing:
- a CDS encoding methionyl-tRNA formyltransferase, which produces MRVVFMGTPEFARPSLQHLHDSSHEVVAVVTGHDKPVGRGGRSRGRILFQPAIEQLAVDLGYPVLQPERLKDEAFQSQLADLSIDLLVVVAFRILPRSVLAVPVRGAVNLHPSLLPRYRGAAPIQHCLLAGDTVTGVSTTMMTMDIDAGGILLQRQHPIRSDDDFGTLSQQLAQLGAELLTETLDKMESGELTPLPQVAVSPGDQPRAPKITPDDLLIRWERPAQAIVNQIRAFSPKPGAATFWNGQRLKLFGAKAADGEGEPGVVQGVSQGRLVIGTADGRLEAAEVQIEGRRRMSIEAFLRGADLQPGMALG
- the def gene encoding peptide deformylase yields the protein MAVMPIVKYGEPILRRKSKPVTELQSVIDLLEDMFETMYEDAGMGLAANQVGENLNFAVIDISHAEENEFPRVFVNPEILSSSGSDEMEEGCLSIPEIRATIPRAEQVLVRYQDENGSAREEELDGLLARVIQHEMDHLRGVFYIDHLTPAKRAILDKRLSEIAETGAPSTGIIL
- the yajC gene encoding preprotein translocase subunit YajC; translation: MAPSGGQGGGLANFLPFILMFAVIYFLLIRPQMRRQKQQRTMLGELQKGDQVLTRGGLYGKIEAFKGKDDSRILLDIGKGNKVTVARAYIVGPASDTAETPASN
- the dusB gene encoding tRNA dihydrouridine synthase DusB; the encoded protein is MQIGPLHVDNPIFLAPMAGVTDHPFRVLCRRYGVGLVYTEFVSANGIIRENLKTLDLVKFTPDERPIGVQLFGETPEIIARSAAYLAEKVKPDLIDLNFGCPVPKVTKKGAGSSMLRDLGLMHAVVEATVAAVPHLPVTVKMRAGWDSSCIVATEAAAIIEQAGGVAITLHPRTSKQLFSGHADWSLIKAVKEQVSIPVIGNGDIQTADDALRMLTETGCDGVMVARGALGKPWIFRDISALLSGRPVTPPDLTEVAQVCRDHFDLLLADKSEQLAVNLTKKHFSWYLRGFAGAATWRKQLMACDSTGQIEALLEELNGFVCGTSLTSAAGTGQSELAAA
- a CDS encoding nucleoside 2-deoxyribosyltransferase, whose translation is MKIYFSGSMSGGRDQAHLYPPIIAYLKQYGEVLTEFVADLALTTLGEQSRTPEAIYHRDLKLVAQCDVLVAEATVPSFGVGVEVAEAGRLDKPVLALVQPRKGHRLSAMIAGDPNVTVAEYHSLEEAQEAMDGYFRTLASGAGRP
- a CDS encoding urate hydroxylase PuuD, whose product is MELMPSLDALFRWIHILAGIMWIGLLYWFNFVNIPFAATQDNETKQKITPELFPRALFWFRWGAAWTWVTGVLLLLIVFYHGGALFGDAETEWGLAAYVMIAVVFLSAFAYDLLYRTVLKKNDIVATITSLVLISLVIFLFERWAQFGYRGYVIHTGTMFGTIMAYNVWFRIWPAQQKIIPAVKNGEAPDGALMAMAGMRSKHNTYLSVPLVWAMINFHTTSVGAGSRYILFAVIIVGWLVVAQLYKKSAKVPGF
- a CDS encoding DUF3501 family protein, giving the protein MDKVTLADLLNIAEYEQVRTESRRDIMEHKAHRRVSLGPEISLTFEDRRTVIYQIQEMMRAERMVDDAAIQEEIDVYNSLLPDEGELSATLFIEITDAALIKERLQQFLGLTDGDSLWLQVGDERTYARFEEGRSAEDQISSVHYLRFPLSPAAREGLHDPAPNVKLCIDHRDYRFETVLAEEVRAALAGDLKPA
- a CDS encoding 4Fe-4S dicluster domain-containing protein produces the protein MFNQSDTTHTHYDIRRTGYWDATSLDRELDRVYDICAGCRLCWNLCPSFPALFGALDAQSDALGEGGQLGADVTALTESERWRVVDLCYQCKLCEARCPYTPDQGHEFLLDFPRLMLRAQAQRTRSRGKQRSDVFLGNPDATGRVGTALAPLSNLANRVGPFRFLLDKLVGISRHRVLPTFHRRTFAKWYRKHAKNVRPNPEPAGRVVVFATCYTNANDPGVGRAAVEVLEHNDVEVQVASQRCCGAPHLSPGDFDAFRAQALPNVEELAGWVDRGYQIVVTGPPTCSLTLRQDYSYLSDGDPRMSEMIAKVAGHTLDISQYLMQLHKEGKLKTDFANELGEINYHLSCHLKAQKAGFKSRDLLRLVPGTKVVMVEKCSGMDGGWGMKSENFTESMKVAAKLVSALNQHPAPTTCSDCTLAGMQVRQATGGAIAPRHPITMIHHAYGLDARA